The Deinococcus proteolyticus MRP DNA segment GTTGTCACCTACTGAGGAAGTAAGGCGGCTTATGGAGGTGTGAACTCAACCAAAGCCGCCCTGACGAATGTTGACACATTCGTGGTCTACCTGAAAGAGCGTCTCCCACACCACCGCATGGATCGTCTGCGCTGCGTTGCAGAAGTCCTGTTCGGCATTTTGCAGGCGGAATCCACCCTCCACCGCAAAATCGCGCTCCATATTGGCCGTGCTGCGACGACACCGTCCATCACGCGTATGGTGGCTCGTGTGCTACATGGTGCAGGCCTGACCCAGCAGGACATCCAAGATGTCCTGCTTCCACTGCTTCCTGAGGAAAAACTGACCCTGATCATGGACCGCACCAACTGGAAGCACGGTCAGTCTCATCTCAACCTGCTGGTCATCGGCGTGGTGCTGGGCAACGTTACTCTTCCACTCGCCTGGAAAGAACTGAAGCACGGCGGGAACAGTGAATCCAGGGCACGCATGATGCTGGTGGGTCAACTGCTGAAACGCCTACCCGCACGCAGGTGGAAGGTCCTGATCGCGGATAGGGAGTTTCTCGGTCAGGAGTGGTTCACGTTTTTGCGGCGCAGCGGGATCAAAAGATGTATTCGTATTCGGGCCAATACCGTGGTAGACGGTGAATATGCTCGTGACTGTTTCGCGTCACTGGAGCCGGGTCAAACACGAGCCCTGTTTGAAAAGGTCTGGGTTCAGGGCGACTGGATGCGAGTGGTCGCTACGCTCTCCCCAGAGGGAGAGCGGGTCATTGTCGCTTCAGATTTATCCGTCTGGGACACGCTCAACGTCTATAGGCAGCGCTGGGCCATCGAAACCACCTTCTCTGCCATGAAATCCAGAGGGTTGAATCTGGAGCAAACCCACATGATCAACCCGGAGCGGGTGGGGAACTTGTTTGGGCTGCTCACCCTAGCTCTGACCTGGATGCTGCGTGCGGGGGAATGGCGGACTGAACAGCAACCCATACGTGTCAAAACACATGGTCGCCCTGCGGTCAGCAGGGCGAGGTACGGGTATGAGGAGCTGAGCCGTACTCTTCGGTGTGGCGGAGAGAAATTCAGGCTCTTTCTGGACCTCTTGAAGACTCCATTTCCCGCGCCAGGAGGGGATGCAAGGCAACCTGTCAGGTACTGAGGCCTGGAACGATGACCAGGACGGCGGAGAGCACAAGGCACGCGTAAGGCGTCTAGCCGACGAACTTATTGCCGAATATGGAATTGAAGTTCTTCTAGATCAGTATGTGCTGCAACCGGGTGTTGATGCCGATGCCTATATGGAAGGGATCGCCAACTCAAACCGTATAGACAAAGTGATTGCCATTTGCGAGCCCAACTATGTGACTAAAGCCAACGAGCGTAAAGGTGGCGTAGGCAAGGAAGGGGTCATCATGAGCCCCCAGCTTTATGAGCAGTTACAAGGCGGGCTGTCTGTAGAACAGCGCTTTGTGGCTGTCATGTTTTCTGGAGACCAGAAGCCCACGATGTTCGGGAACTCCATTCACATCAACATGCGAGACGAGCAGGAGTGGACTGACAACATTGAGACGCTTGTGCGCTTCATTTATAACAAGCCGCTCGCAGTTCCACCACCTCGAGGCTCGCGCCCCGCTTTCCTAGACGAGGACCCTGAGCTTGCAGTGTCTTCGGGAACTGCTGCAATGCGCGGGCTTCGTCATGCAGCAACTGCGGGGCGAACAGTGAGACCAGCACTTCGAGACCTTCACTCGCAAGCGCTCACCCTGATAAGGGAAACAGATGCCCTAGAGCAATATTCCGCATCAGCTGTCTTAACTGCACTCGACACTCTCACGCCTATGCAAATTACTCTTGTCGAAGCTTTCAAGCTGCTTTCGATCCATGAGACCTTACAAATCGGAGACTGGCTGAATCTTTTAGATGGGCTCAGTCAGGCGATAGAGGAGAAGTCACACTACTCAGGAGTCTATGATCACGTTCGCCTGTTCCAACATGAGCTGCTACTACATGTAGTGGCGGCAGCCATCGAGCTTGAACAGCTCGACTTTTTGACCGCACTCTTCAAACACCCATTCATGTCAAGGCGTTCGGGACAGGTGCATCTAGTGACCTTCACCAATATGCGGTTCAATCCTGAAACCTTCGATCCTGCATACGCCAGAGAGAGTGGCAGTCGGTGGCTCAGCTCTACCGCGCACGTCTTATTACAGCGTGGAGAACAGCGAAATGTCAGCCGTGCGCTTTTGGTAGAAGCAGAGGTGCTACTGATATTGGCGGCACTGCTGGCAAATATGCAGCGTCAAGGCTCATCAGCGCCAAGGATAATGAACTGGTATCCCACTGTTACCATTCATGCTGAGGGGGCGGGTGATTTGCCACTTTTTCAACGCTGGATCAGTAGTGCAAGCATTGAGCGGTGGGGGAGTATTTATGGCCTTGGCAATGACTACGATTTGGCAGCGCCCGTTCTGAAAAGTGTTTTTCAAGAGCAGCTGCTTAGTTTTTACGATAGAGACTCTTCTCTGGCTTACTACAGCCAGGTGGATCGATGGGGGAGTCAGCCCTAATCACCCCTCAAGTGCTCTTAGGTCCGTCCACATGCGGCAGCGGCACTCCGGCGCGGTTAGCAGGTTCCCGCCACAGGTCGCAGGTGGAACAGGTCTGTTCGCTCACCGCTTGCCCCCGTCAATAATGTCCTGGGCGGTGAGGTGGTAGCGGCGGCACAGCCACTTCACCAGGAAGGCCAGCAGGACCGCCAGCAGACGGGAGCGGATAGGGGAGGCCAGCCACAGGGCGTAGTTGGCTCCATCAAGCAGCTCCTGCACCAGATGCACGGCCCGCGCCCGCTGGGGCTGATGGTTGTCGTCCAGATACTGGCCATACTTCAGGACGCCCAGACGCTCTCGCTCCAGCACCGCCGGGGCCAGATCGGGAGGGAGCAGGGCGGCCACACGCTGCGCGATACGCGGACGGTGGCCTTCCTGGGCAGCCTTCTGTTCCAGGCTCTGCCAGGCCGCGCTCAGGCTCCGGTCCAGTTCGGGATCGCGGCTCATAATCTCCGCCCCCCATGCCGGTACCCGCGAGTCGCGTTCTTGTCCAGCACGCGGGTGATGACGTCCTGGGCGGTGAGGTTCTCGCGTGCAGCGTAGTGCTCCAGCAGCATCAGGGCGTACAGGGCCAGCCCTCCCAGGTGGGGCAGAACTGCGTTCAGGACTTCCGGCCCCGCATCTGCAGCATTGGCCGGCATTTCCCCTGCTGGGGCCTTGCGGAACGCCTGCTTGGCATCTTCGATCAGGCCGTACATGGTGACCATGTGCAGCAGATTGTTGTGGTGTGGATGGTGGCGGCAGGGTCCAGCCATCACTAGGGCCAGCGCAAACCCCCCGCGCTCCAGCAGCTCGCAGGTGTCCATCGTGCGGATGATGATGTCGGCCAGTTCGTTCAGGGCCTGCTGCTCGTTGCCCGGACGGCTCTCCAGCTGCCACTCGCGGACTTCGGTGCTGATGAGGCTGATTTTGGTGAAGGCGTCGGCCTGGGTATAGCCGTCGTGCCAGCCATTGGTGCCGTTGATGGCATAGGTGCGCTCGGCGGCAAAGATAAGCAAATTGGGGTCGGTCATCTTGGTCACCTCGGAATCCTTTGGCCCTGGCACAGCAGCCAGGAGAATATTAAGCTTGTCTTACATCATATTTGATGTAAGATAGAGATGTGCCAGAGCTGACCCGCTTCTTCGGAATCCGAATCACTATGTACTTCAGCGATCACAATCCTCCGCACTTTCATGCGGAATATGGGGATGACGAAGCGGTATTCGGCATTCAGGAACTGGCCGTGTTAGAGGGCCAGTTATCGAAGCGGGCCACCCGTCTGGTACTGGAATGGGCCGCCATGCACCAAGCAGAACTTATGGAGGCCTGGAACGCGGCCAGCAACAATGAAGCCCCTGGCAAAATCAGCCCCCTGGAATGAGAGGAGTCGCCATGAAGAAAATCACTGCTGTATCCGCCGGTGAGGGCTACACGCTGCACCTGACATTTGAAGACGGCGTGCGGGTACATGCCGACATCAGCCGCCTTATGGAGCGACCTGGCGTATTTGCCCCACTGCAGGACCGGGCCTACTTTGAGGGCGTCCGCTGTGGCCCGCGCGGACGTTCGGTCACCTGGGAGGACGGCCAGGACCTGGACCCGGATGTCTTTTATATGGAGGACACTGACCCCCGCAAGCCCACGAACATCCGGACCCTTTCCCGTACAGCGCCGCGTGCGAATCCGCTTAGTGAGCAACTGCGCGAATTGGTGGCCGCCAGTGGGGAATCTCAAGCAGAGATTGCTCGCCGCGCCGGGATGCCCCAGCAGTCACTCAGCCGTCTGCTAGACCCTGATTACACGGGCCACAGCTGGAGCAGTGTGGAGCGGGTGGCTCAGGCCCTGGGACGGGAAATCAAGGTGGAGTTCCAGCCCCTCAAGACTGGGACCCACAGCTGAAATGCTGTGGAGATCAAGCTACGTCTCGCCCGCTGGACTAGCAGAAGAGGAGCTGGAGATCAGTCTTCATCCCGCTCCGACGCCTGGCAATTCGCAGGCCGTGCCTTTCTTGGGCACCCAGTACCACTCGTGTACCTCGCCCGCGAGGTAG contains these protein-coding regions:
- a CDS encoding IS4 family transposase; translated protein: MNSTKAALTNVDTFVVYLKERLPHHRMDRLRCVAEVLFGILQAESTLHRKIALHIGRAATTPSITRMVARVLHGAGLTQQDIQDVLLPLLPEEKLTLIMDRTNWKHGQSHLNLLVIGVVLGNVTLPLAWKELKHGGNSESRARMMLVGQLLKRLPARRWKVLIADREFLGQEWFTFLRRSGIKRCIRIRANTVVDGEYARDCFASLEPGQTRALFEKVWVQGDWMRVVATLSPEGERVIVASDLSVWDTLNVYRQRWAIETTFSAMKSRGLNLEQTHMINPERVGNLFGLLTLALTWMLRAGEWRTEQQPIRVKTHGRPAVSRARYGYEELSRTLRCGGEKFRLFLDLLKTPFPAPGGDARQPVRY
- a CDS encoding toll/interleukin-1 receptor domain-containing protein; protein product: MQGNLSGTEAWNDDQDGGEHKARVRRLADELIAEYGIEVLLDQYVLQPGVDADAYMEGIANSNRIDKVIAICEPNYVTKANERKGGVGKEGVIMSPQLYEQLQGGLSVEQRFVAVMFSGDQKPTMFGNSIHINMRDEQEWTDNIETLVRFIYNKPLAVPPPRGSRPAFLDEDPELAVSSGTAAMRGLRHAATAGRTVRPALRDLHSQALTLIRETDALEQYSASAVLTALDTLTPMQITLVEAFKLLSIHETLQIGDWLNLLDGLSQAIEEKSHYSGVYDHVRLFQHELLLHVVAAAIELEQLDFLTALFKHPFMSRRSGQVHLVTFTNMRFNPETFDPAYARESGSRWLSSTAHVLLQRGEQRNVSRALLVEAEVLLILAALLANMQRQGSSAPRIMNWYPTVTIHAEGAGDLPLFQRWISSASIERWGSIYGLGNDYDLAAPVLKSVFQEQLLSFYDRDSSLAYYSQVDRWGSQP
- a CDS encoding DUF4160 domain-containing protein; the protein is MPELTRFFGIRITMYFSDHNPPHFHAEYGDDEAVFGIQELAVLEGQLSKRATRLVLEWAAMHQAELMEAWNAASNNEAPGKISPLE
- a CDS encoding DUF2442 domain-containing protein, producing MKKITAVSAGEGYTLHLTFEDGVRVHADISRLMERPGVFAPLQDRAYFEGVRCGPRGRSVTWEDGQDLDPDVFYMEDTDPRKPTNIRTLSRTAPRANPLSEQLRELVAASGESQAEIARRAGMPQQSLSRLLDPDYTGHSWSSVERVAQALGREIKVEFQPLKTGTHS